A window of Equus caballus isolate H_3958 breed thoroughbred chromosome 10, TB-T2T, whole genome shotgun sequence contains these coding sequences:
- the WDR62 gene encoding WD repeat-containing protein 62 isoform X4: MAAIGPGGFARNDAVEKLPSVMAGVSARRSQSSPPPAPPVCLRRRTRPLAAPEDTMQNRNVSSNRAWSFVSLPHHSVPFTEHCVFVKGTLRRTSVSCWCMTRSSVSLEKVLGITAQNSNGLTCDPGTGHVAYLAGCVVVILNPKENKQQHIFNTARKSLSALAFSPDGKYIVTGENGHRPAVRIWDVDEKSQVAEMLGHKYGVACVAFSPNMKHIVSMGYQHDMVLNVWDWKKGILVASNKVSCRVIALSFSEDSSYFVTVGNRHVRFWFLEVSTEAKVTGTVPLVGRSGILGELHNNVFCGVACGRGRMAGNAFCVSYSGLLCQFNEKRVLEKWINLKVSLSSCLCVSQELIFCGCTDGIVRIFQAHSLHYLANLPKPHYLGVDVAQGLEPSFLFHRKAEAVYPDTVALTFDPIHQWLSCVYKDHSIYIWDVKDINKVGKMWSELFHSSYVWNVEVYPEFEDQRACLPSGSFLTCSSDNTIRFWNMDSSPDSHWQKNIFSNTLLKVVYVENDIQHLQDMSHFPDRGSENGTPLDVKAGVRVMQVSPDGQHLASGDRSGNLRIHELHFMDELVKVEAHDAEVLCLEYSKPETGLTLLASASRDRLIHVLNVEKNYNLEQTLDDHSSSITAIKFAGTRDIQMISCGADKSIYFRSAQQASDGLHFVRTHHVAEKTTLYDMDIDITQKYVAVACQDRNVRVYNTVNGKQKKCYKGSQGDEGSLLKVHVDPSGTFLATSCSDKSISVIDFYSGECIAKMFGHSEIVTSMKFTYDCRHLITVSGDSCVFIWHLGPELTNCMKQHLLEIDRREQQRQETKDGMWSSQPRQETYVSMPSETCSLSPGEQTEDELEDECEPEELLKTPSKESLDPDPQCLLTNGKLPLWAKRLLGDDDDVVDGSAFHARRSYQPHGRWAERADQEPLKTILDARDLDCYFTPMKPESLEDSLLDTVEPQSPAGLLSEPESPRDDGCGHPSFLPLQRESSEASELIIYSPEAEVTVTGTDSEDCAKEGMREPGDQQGDCYLQVPSIGLKHQSPPEGCPGTAEELSQPEVPSISNGSLPQTPEQEKFLRHHFETLTDAPPEELFHGSLRDVQASEAEDYFNPRLSISAQFLSRLQNTSRFSHTCPPQLPLHLGKPPEVKRSDFRGSQPRAEPPRVDAGCTSPGRTSVLSVGMAEEPLEPLEAWCPLTPCLTGLPPCVPSSSVLPTDGKPLTPTALPTPGLAQEVCTPSTRSYLQTTASSRAKMSRSISVEDRESPVLAELPRPLRRPSSMGELASLGQDLQAVSTAAPSSDSEAQEPALPSWGNHEARASLKLTLSNICDGLLLPPPLLEPPTTCVWSQEPVATQPDVMAATASFLAHSPMDGSTLRLHNSAFLPRLPAPEPLNTPAHPNKPPLPEASPGAPGSITSLLEPTPDAPSLLQGSPRRWGEPGMPAPLELSSVETIVHRLQTTFQEALDLYHLVVSSDQVSAEQRQARTELASTFHWIHCQLEANDWLLGTDVAPDQALPSPGPPSPPTLCPLASPDLHALLEHYSELLVQAVRRKARGD, translated from the exons AATGTGAGCTCCAACAGGGCATGGAGTTTTGTCTCTCTTCCTCACCATTCTGTGCCCTTCACTGAGCACTGTGTATTTGTCAAAGGAACACTGAGGAGAACGAGTGTGAGCTGCTGGTGCATGACTAGAAGCTCA GTGTCACTCGAGAAGGTGCTCGGCATCACAGCTCAGAACAGCAATGGCCTAACCTGTGACCCCGGCACAGGCCACGTGGCCTACCTGGCAGG ctgtgtggtGGTGATTTTGAACCCCAAGGAGAACAAGCAGCAGCACATTTTTAATACTGCCAG GAAGTCTCTGAGTGCTCTGGCCTTCTCCCCTGATGGGAAGTACATAGTGACGGGGGAG AACGGGCACAGGCCTGCCGTGCGCATCTGGGACGTGGATGAGAAGAGTCAGGTGGCAGAGATGCTGGGCCACAAATACGGCGTGGCCTGTGTGGCCTTCTCCCCCAACATGAAGCACATCGTGTCCATGGGCTACCAGCACGATATGGTGCTCAACGTCTGGGACTGGAAG AAAGGCATTTTGGTGGCTTCCAACAAGGTCTCATGCAGAGTTATCGCCCTCTCCTTCTCCGAGGACAGCAGCTATTTTGTCACCGTTGGGAACCGGCATGTGAGGTTCTGGTTCTTGGAAGTCTCCACTGAGGCAAAG GTGACGGGCACGGTGCCCCTCGTGGGGCGCTCAGGCATCCTGGGTGAGCTGCACAACAACGTCTTCTGTGGTGTGGCTTGTGGCCGGGGCCGGATGGCAGGCAATGCCTTCTGTGTGTCCTACTCGGGCCTCCTCTGCCAGTTCAACGAGAAGAGGGTACTAGAGAAGTGGATCAACCTAAAG GTCTCCTTGTCTTCCTGCCTCTGTGTCAGCCAGGAGCTCATCTTCTGCGGCTGCACAGATGGGATAGTCCGCATCTTCCAGGCCCACAGCCTGCACTACCTCGCCAACCTGCCCAAGCCACACTACCTCGGGGTGGACGTGGCGCAGGGCCTGGAGCCCAG CTTCCTCTTCCACAGGAAGGCAGAAGCAGTCTACCCAGATACAGTGGCGCTGACCTTCGACCCCATCCACCAGTGGCTGTCCTGCGTGTATAAAGACCACAGCATCTACATCTGGGATGTCAAAGACATCAACAAAGTAGGCAAGATGTGGTCGGAGCTCTTCCACAGCTCCTACGTCTGGAATGTGGAG GTGTATCCTGAGTTTGAAGATCAGAGAGCTTGTCTGCCATCAGGATCTTTTCTGACTTGTTCCTCAGACAACACCATCCGCTTCTGGAACATGGATAGCAGCCCTGACTCTCACTGGCAGAAAAACATCTTCAGTAAT ACCCTGCTGAAGGTAGTGTATGTGGAGAACGACATccagcacctgcaggacatgtcCCACTTCCCAGACCGAGGGAGCGAGAATGGGACACCTCTGGACGTGAAGGCCGGGGTGCGAGTCATGCAGGTCAGTCCTGACGGCCAGCACTTGGCTTCAGGCGACCGAAGTGGAAATCTGAG GATCCACGAGCTGCACTTCATGGACGAGCTGGTCAAGGTGGAGGCCCACGACGCCGAGGTGCTGTGCCTGGAGTACTCCAAGCCCGAGACGG GGCTGACCTTGCTGGCCTCAGCCAGTCGGGACCGACTGATCCACGTGCTGAACGTGGAGAAGAACTACAACCTGGAGCAGACCCTGGACGACCACTCCTCCTCCATCACAGCCATCAAGTTCGCTG GCACCAGAGACATCCAGATGATCAGCTGTGGGGCTGACAAGAGCATCTACTTTCGCAGTGCCCAGCAG GCCTCGGATGGACTACACTTTGTCCGTACCCACCACGTAGCAGAGAAGACCACCTTGTATGACATGGACATTGACATCACCCAGAAGTATGTGGCTGTGGCCTGCCAAGACCGCAATGTAAG AGTCTACAACACGGTGAACGGGAAGCAGAAGAAGTGCTATAAGGGCTCCCAGGGTGACGAGGGCTCCCTGCTGAAG GTCCACGTGGACCCCTCAGGCACCTTCCTGGCCACAAGCTGCTCTGACAAAAGCATCTCCGTGATCGACTTTTACTCGGGCGAGTGCATTGCCAAGATGTTTGGCCATTCAG AAATCGTCACCAGCATGAAGTTCACCTATGACTGTCGTCACTTGATCACAGTGTCTGGAGACAG CTGCGTGTTCATCTGGCACCTGGGCCCGGAGCTCACCAACTGCATGAAGCAGCACTTGCTGGAGATCGACCGCCGGGAGCAGCAGCGGCAGGAAACGAAGGACGGGATGTGGAGCAGCCAGCCCAG GCAGGAGACATATGTATCCATGCCCAGCGAGACATGCTCCCTAAGCCCTGGAGAACAGACGGAGGATGAGCTGGAAGACGAGTGTGAACCTGAAGAGTTGCTGAAGACACCGTCCAAGGAGAGCTTGGATCCAG ATCCTCAGTGCCTGCTGACCAACGGCAAGCTGCCACTCTGGGCAAAGCGGCTG CTAGGAGATGACGATGATGTGGTGGATGGCTCAGCCTTCCATGCCAGGCGCAGCTACCAGCCGCATGGCCGCTGGGCAGAGCGGGCTGACCAGGAGCCCCTCAAGACCATCCTGGATGCCCGGGACCTGGATTGCTACTTTACCCCCATGAAGCCCGAGAGCCTGGAGGACTCCCTTCTGGATACAGTGGAGCCACAGAGCCCGGCGGGCCTGCTGAGCGAG CCCGAGAGTCCCCGGGACGATGGCTGTGGgcatccctccttcctgcccctacAGAGGGAGTCCTCTGAGGCCAGCGAGCTCATCATCTACTCCCCAGAGGCGGAGGTGACGGTCACAGGGACAGACAG CGAGGACTGTGCGAAGGAGGGGATGAGGGAGCCCGGAGACCAGCAAGGCGACTGCTACCTCCAGGTCCCCTCCATCGGCTTGAAGCATCAGAGCCCACCTGAGG GATGCCCAGGTACCGCAGAAGAGTTGTCCCAGCCCGAAGTGCCAAGCATTTCCAACGGCTCCCTGCCCCAGACCCCTGAGCAGGAGAAATTCCTCCGCCACCACTTCGAGACACTTACTGACGCCCCCCCTGAGG AGCTCTTCCACGGATCCCTGAGGGACGTGCAGGCCTCTGAGGCTGAGGACTACTTCAATCCCCGGCTGAGCATCTCGGCCCAGTTCCTCTCCCGCCTCCAGAACACATCCAG GTTCAGCCACACCTGCCCTCCCCAGCTGCCCCTGCACCTTGGGAAGCCCCCAGAGGTCAAACGGTCAGACTTCAGAGGGAGCCAGCCCAGAGCAGAGCCCCCAAGAGTGGATGCTGGTTGCACCTCCCCGGGCAGGACCAGT GTTCTCTCTGTGGGGATGGCTGAGGAGCCCCTCGAGCCCCTGGAGGCCTGGTGCCCACTGA CCCCCTGCCTCACAGGCCTGCCACCATGTGTCCCCTCCTCCTCAGTGCTGCCCACAGACGGGAAGCCTCTGACGCCCACAGCCCTACCCACTCCAGGCCTGGCTCAGGAGGTCTGCACCCCCTCCACCCGCTCCTACCTGCAGACCACTGCCAGCTCCCGTGCCAAGATGTCACGTAGCATCTCTGTCGAGGACAGGGAGAGCCCTGTCCTGGCTGAGCTGCCAAGACCCCTCCGCAGACCCTCGTCCATGGGGGAGCTGGCCTCCCTGGGCCAGGATCTCCAGGCTGTCAGCACAGCAGCACCCAGTTCTGACAGCGAGGCCCAAgagcctgccctgccctcctggggcaaCCATGAGGCCCGAGCCAGCCTGAAACTGACCCTGTCGAACATATGTGATGGGCTcttgctgcccccacccctgctggAGCCTCCTACCACGTGCGTCTGGTCCCAGGAACCTGTAGCCACCCAGCCTGATGTCATGGCCGCAACAGCCAGCTTCCTGGCCCATAGCCCCATGGATGGGAGCACCCTGAGGCTCCACAACTCCGCCTTTCTCCCAAGGCTTCCAGCCCCTGAGCCCCTCAACACCCCTGCCCACCCCAACAAGCCCCCGCTTCCAGAGGCCAGTCCTGGGGCCCCTGGCAGCATCACCTCCCTCCTGGAGCCCACTCCTG atGCGCCCAGTCTACTGCAGGGCAGCCCCAGACGGTGGGGGGAGCCTGGGATGCCGGCTCCCCTTGAGCTGAGCAGTGTGGAGACCATTGTGCACAGACTGCAGACTACCTTCCAGGAAGCTCTGGACCTTTACCACCTG GTGGTCTCCAGTGACCAGGTGAGCGCTGAGCAGCGGCAGGCCCGGACTGAGCTGGCCTCCACCTTCCACTGGATCCACTGCCAGTTAGAGGCCAATGACTGGCTGCTTGGAACTGATGTGGCCCCAGACCAGGCCCTGCCTAGCCCAGGGCCCCCTTCCCCCCCTACATTGTGCCCCCTTGCCAGCCCCGATTTGCACGCCCTGCTGGAACACTACTCGGAGCTGCTGGTGCAGGCTGTGCGGAGGAAGGCCCGGGGGGACTGA
- the WDR62 gene encoding WD repeat-containing protein 62 isoform X2 → MAAIGPGGFARNDAVEKLPSVMAGVSARRSQSSPPPAPPVCLRRRTRPLAAPEDTMQNRNVSSNRAWSFVSLPHHSVPFTEHCVFVKGTLRRTSVSCWCMTRSSVSLEKVLGITAQNSNGLTCDPGTGHVAYLAGCVVVILNPKENKQQHIFNTARKSLSALAFSPDGKYIVTGENGHRPAVRIWDVDEKSQVAEMLGHKYGVACVAFSPNMKHIVSMGYQHDMVLNVWDWKKGILVASNKVSCRVIALSFSEDSSYFVTVGNRHVRFWFLEVSTEAKVTGTVPLVGRSGILGELHNNVFCGVACGRGRMAGNAFCVSYSGLLCQFNEKRVLEKWINLKVSLSSCLCVSQELIFCGCTDGIVRIFQAHSLHYLANLPKPHYLGVDVAQGLEPSFLFHRKAEAVYPDTVALTFDPIHQWLSCVYKDHSIYIWDVKDINKVGKMWSELFHSSYVWNVEVYPEFEDQRACLPSGSFLTCSSDNTIRFWNMDSSPDSHWQKNIFSNTLLKVVYVENDIQHLQDMSHFPDRGSENGTPLDVKAGVRVMQVSPDGQHLASGDRSGNLRIHELHFMDELVKVEAHDAEVLCLEYSKPETGLTLLASASRDRLIHVLNVEKNYNLEQTLDDHSSSITAIKFAGTRDIQMISCGADKSIYFRSAQQASDGLHFVRTHHVAEKTTLYDMDIDITQKYVAVACQDRNVRVYNTVNGKQKKCYKGSQGDEGSLLKVHVDPSGTFLATSCSDKSISVIDFYSGECIAKMFGHSEIVTSMKFTYDCRHLITVSGDSCVFIWHLGPELTNCMKQHLLEIDRREQQRQETKDGMWSSQPRQETYVSMPSETCSLSPGEQTEDELEDECEPEELLKTPSKESLDPDPQCLLTNGKLPLWAKRLLGDDDDVVDGSAFHARRSYQPHGRWAERADQEPLKTILDARDLDCYFTPMKPESLEDSLLDTVEPQSPAGLLSEPESPRDDGCGHPSFLPLQRESSEASELIIYSPEAEVTVTGTDSEDCAKEGMREPGDQQGDCYLQVPSIGLKHQSPPEDSGESEANLECSFATIHSSPPQPDPDPRFDVPMPPTPGCPGTAEELSQPEVPSISNGSLPQTPEQEKFLRHHFETLTDAPPEELFHGSLRDVQASEAEDYFNPRLSISAQFLSRLQNTSRFSHTCPPQLPLHLGKPPEVKRSDFRGSQPRAEPPRVDAGCTSPGRTSVLSVGMAEEPLEPLEAWCPLMLPTDGKPLTPTALPTPGLAQEVCTPSTRSYLQTTASSRAKMSRSISVEDRESPVLAELPRPLRRPSSMGELASLGQDLQAVSTAAPSSDSEAQEPALPSWGNHEARASLKLTLSNICDGLLLPPPLLEPPTTCVWSQEPVATQPDVMAATASFLAHSPMDGSTLRLHNSAFLPRLPAPEPLNTPAHPNKPPLPEASPGAPGSITSLLEPTPDAPSLLQGSPRRWGEPGMPAPLELSSVETIVHRLQTTFQEALDLYHLVVSSDQVSAEQRQARTELASTFHWIHCQLEANDWLLGTDVAPDQALPSPGPPSPPTLCPLASPDLHALLEHYSELLVQAVRRKARGD, encoded by the exons AATGTGAGCTCCAACAGGGCATGGAGTTTTGTCTCTCTTCCTCACCATTCTGTGCCCTTCACTGAGCACTGTGTATTTGTCAAAGGAACACTGAGGAGAACGAGTGTGAGCTGCTGGTGCATGACTAGAAGCTCA GTGTCACTCGAGAAGGTGCTCGGCATCACAGCTCAGAACAGCAATGGCCTAACCTGTGACCCCGGCACAGGCCACGTGGCCTACCTGGCAGG ctgtgtggtGGTGATTTTGAACCCCAAGGAGAACAAGCAGCAGCACATTTTTAATACTGCCAG GAAGTCTCTGAGTGCTCTGGCCTTCTCCCCTGATGGGAAGTACATAGTGACGGGGGAG AACGGGCACAGGCCTGCCGTGCGCATCTGGGACGTGGATGAGAAGAGTCAGGTGGCAGAGATGCTGGGCCACAAATACGGCGTGGCCTGTGTGGCCTTCTCCCCCAACATGAAGCACATCGTGTCCATGGGCTACCAGCACGATATGGTGCTCAACGTCTGGGACTGGAAG AAAGGCATTTTGGTGGCTTCCAACAAGGTCTCATGCAGAGTTATCGCCCTCTCCTTCTCCGAGGACAGCAGCTATTTTGTCACCGTTGGGAACCGGCATGTGAGGTTCTGGTTCTTGGAAGTCTCCACTGAGGCAAAG GTGACGGGCACGGTGCCCCTCGTGGGGCGCTCAGGCATCCTGGGTGAGCTGCACAACAACGTCTTCTGTGGTGTGGCTTGTGGCCGGGGCCGGATGGCAGGCAATGCCTTCTGTGTGTCCTACTCGGGCCTCCTCTGCCAGTTCAACGAGAAGAGGGTACTAGAGAAGTGGATCAACCTAAAG GTCTCCTTGTCTTCCTGCCTCTGTGTCAGCCAGGAGCTCATCTTCTGCGGCTGCACAGATGGGATAGTCCGCATCTTCCAGGCCCACAGCCTGCACTACCTCGCCAACCTGCCCAAGCCACACTACCTCGGGGTGGACGTGGCGCAGGGCCTGGAGCCCAG CTTCCTCTTCCACAGGAAGGCAGAAGCAGTCTACCCAGATACAGTGGCGCTGACCTTCGACCCCATCCACCAGTGGCTGTCCTGCGTGTATAAAGACCACAGCATCTACATCTGGGATGTCAAAGACATCAACAAAGTAGGCAAGATGTGGTCGGAGCTCTTCCACAGCTCCTACGTCTGGAATGTGGAG GTGTATCCTGAGTTTGAAGATCAGAGAGCTTGTCTGCCATCAGGATCTTTTCTGACTTGTTCCTCAGACAACACCATCCGCTTCTGGAACATGGATAGCAGCCCTGACTCTCACTGGCAGAAAAACATCTTCAGTAAT ACCCTGCTGAAGGTAGTGTATGTGGAGAACGACATccagcacctgcaggacatgtcCCACTTCCCAGACCGAGGGAGCGAGAATGGGACACCTCTGGACGTGAAGGCCGGGGTGCGAGTCATGCAGGTCAGTCCTGACGGCCAGCACTTGGCTTCAGGCGACCGAAGTGGAAATCTGAG GATCCACGAGCTGCACTTCATGGACGAGCTGGTCAAGGTGGAGGCCCACGACGCCGAGGTGCTGTGCCTGGAGTACTCCAAGCCCGAGACGG GGCTGACCTTGCTGGCCTCAGCCAGTCGGGACCGACTGATCCACGTGCTGAACGTGGAGAAGAACTACAACCTGGAGCAGACCCTGGACGACCACTCCTCCTCCATCACAGCCATCAAGTTCGCTG GCACCAGAGACATCCAGATGATCAGCTGTGGGGCTGACAAGAGCATCTACTTTCGCAGTGCCCAGCAG GCCTCGGATGGACTACACTTTGTCCGTACCCACCACGTAGCAGAGAAGACCACCTTGTATGACATGGACATTGACATCACCCAGAAGTATGTGGCTGTGGCCTGCCAAGACCGCAATGTAAG AGTCTACAACACGGTGAACGGGAAGCAGAAGAAGTGCTATAAGGGCTCCCAGGGTGACGAGGGCTCCCTGCTGAAG GTCCACGTGGACCCCTCAGGCACCTTCCTGGCCACAAGCTGCTCTGACAAAAGCATCTCCGTGATCGACTTTTACTCGGGCGAGTGCATTGCCAAGATGTTTGGCCATTCAG AAATCGTCACCAGCATGAAGTTCACCTATGACTGTCGTCACTTGATCACAGTGTCTGGAGACAG CTGCGTGTTCATCTGGCACCTGGGCCCGGAGCTCACCAACTGCATGAAGCAGCACTTGCTGGAGATCGACCGCCGGGAGCAGCAGCGGCAGGAAACGAAGGACGGGATGTGGAGCAGCCAGCCCAG GCAGGAGACATATGTATCCATGCCCAGCGAGACATGCTCCCTAAGCCCTGGAGAACAGACGGAGGATGAGCTGGAAGACGAGTGTGAACCTGAAGAGTTGCTGAAGACACCGTCCAAGGAGAGCTTGGATCCAG ATCCTCAGTGCCTGCTGACCAACGGCAAGCTGCCACTCTGGGCAAAGCGGCTG CTAGGAGATGACGATGATGTGGTGGATGGCTCAGCCTTCCATGCCAGGCGCAGCTACCAGCCGCATGGCCGCTGGGCAGAGCGGGCTGACCAGGAGCCCCTCAAGACCATCCTGGATGCCCGGGACCTGGATTGCTACTTTACCCCCATGAAGCCCGAGAGCCTGGAGGACTCCCTTCTGGATACAGTGGAGCCACAGAGCCCGGCGGGCCTGCTGAGCGAG CCCGAGAGTCCCCGGGACGATGGCTGTGGgcatccctccttcctgcccctacAGAGGGAGTCCTCTGAGGCCAGCGAGCTCATCATCTACTCCCCAGAGGCGGAGGTGACGGTCACAGGGACAGACAG CGAGGACTGTGCGAAGGAGGGGATGAGGGAGCCCGGAGACCAGCAAGGCGACTGCTACCTCCAGGTCCCCTCCATCGGCTTGAAGCATCAGAGCCCACCTGAGG ACTCAGGGGAGTCAGAGGCCAACTTGGAGTGCAGCTTCGCCACCATCCACTCCTCCCCTCCACAGCCGGACCCAGACCCTCGATTTGACGTGCCAATGCCCCCAACACCAG GATGCCCAGGTACCGCAGAAGAGTTGTCCCAGCCCGAAGTGCCAAGCATTTCCAACGGCTCCCTGCCCCAGACCCCTGAGCAGGAGAAATTCCTCCGCCACCACTTCGAGACACTTACTGACGCCCCCCCTGAGG AGCTCTTCCACGGATCCCTGAGGGACGTGCAGGCCTCTGAGGCTGAGGACTACTTCAATCCCCGGCTGAGCATCTCGGCCCAGTTCCTCTCCCGCCTCCAGAACACATCCAG GTTCAGCCACACCTGCCCTCCCCAGCTGCCCCTGCACCTTGGGAAGCCCCCAGAGGTCAAACGGTCAGACTTCAGAGGGAGCCAGCCCAGAGCAGAGCCCCCAAGAGTGGATGCTGGTTGCACCTCCCCGGGCAGGACCAGT GTTCTCTCTGTGGGGATGGCTGAGGAGCCCCTCGAGCCCCTGGAGGCCTGGTGCCCACTGA TGCTGCCCACAGACGGGAAGCCTCTGACGCCCACAGCCCTACCCACTCCAGGCCTGGCTCAGGAGGTCTGCACCCCCTCCACCCGCTCCTACCTGCAGACCACTGCCAGCTCCCGTGCCAAGATGTCACGTAGCATCTCTGTCGAGGACAGGGAGAGCCCTGTCCTGGCTGAGCTGCCAAGACCCCTCCGCAGACCCTCGTCCATGGGGGAGCTGGCCTCCCTGGGCCAGGATCTCCAGGCTGTCAGCACAGCAGCACCCAGTTCTGACAGCGAGGCCCAAgagcctgccctgccctcctggggcaaCCATGAGGCCCGAGCCAGCCTGAAACTGACCCTGTCGAACATATGTGATGGGCTcttgctgcccccacccctgctggAGCCTCCTACCACGTGCGTCTGGTCCCAGGAACCTGTAGCCACCCAGCCTGATGTCATGGCCGCAACAGCCAGCTTCCTGGCCCATAGCCCCATGGATGGGAGCACCCTGAGGCTCCACAACTCCGCCTTTCTCCCAAGGCTTCCAGCCCCTGAGCCCCTCAACACCCCTGCCCACCCCAACAAGCCCCCGCTTCCAGAGGCCAGTCCTGGGGCCCCTGGCAGCATCACCTCCCTCCTGGAGCCCACTCCTG atGCGCCCAGTCTACTGCAGGGCAGCCCCAGACGGTGGGGGGAGCCTGGGATGCCGGCTCCCCTTGAGCTGAGCAGTGTGGAGACCATTGTGCACAGACTGCAGACTACCTTCCAGGAAGCTCTGGACCTTTACCACCTG GTGGTCTCCAGTGACCAGGTGAGCGCTGAGCAGCGGCAGGCCCGGACTGAGCTGGCCTCCACCTTCCACTGGATCCACTGCCAGTTAGAGGCCAATGACTGGCTGCTTGGAACTGATGTGGCCCCAGACCAGGCCCTGCCTAGCCCAGGGCCCCCTTCCCCCCCTACATTGTGCCCCCTTGCCAGCCCCGATTTGCACGCCCTGCTGGAACACTACTCGGAGCTGCTGGTGCAGGCTGTGCGGAGGAAGGCCCGGGGGGACTGA